In Rhizobium lusitanum, a genomic segment contains:
- a CDS encoding acetamidase/formamidase family protein: protein MTTHRFAPTAYHNVLGSLFPALHIIDGDTVITETLDAAGYDKDDVRQASGPNPMNGPIYVEGAEPGDSLKVEILGMVPTRDTGFTRSVVAGNVVDPWDVRTLPAGDKAIWQIDREALTARLAEPVAGLETFVLPLSPMIGCFGVAPSLGQAISTATSGEYGGNMDYRLLGPGTTIWFPVSAPGALFFLGDCHAVQGDGEIVGTGIETTFEVTVRLSVEKKKTIVWPRGETADDIFTIGNARPLDQALQHATSEMLRWLGADYGLDKTAASHLLGQVVRYDVGNVFDPAYTMACRVSKSWLTRR from the coding sequence ATGACAACGCACCGTTTCGCTCCGACCGCCTATCACAATGTCCTCGGCTCGCTTTTCCCGGCGTTGCACATCATCGACGGCGACACCGTGATCACCGAGACGCTCGACGCCGCCGGCTATGACAAGGACGACGTTCGGCAGGCCTCCGGCCCCAATCCGATGAACGGCCCAATCTACGTCGAAGGCGCGGAGCCAGGTGATTCACTCAAGGTTGAAATCCTTGGCATGGTGCCGACGCGCGATACGGGTTTTACCCGCAGCGTCGTCGCCGGCAATGTTGTCGACCCCTGGGATGTCCGTACGTTGCCGGCAGGCGACAAGGCAATCTGGCAGATCGATCGCGAGGCTTTGACGGCCCGGCTTGCCGAGCCGGTGGCCGGTCTGGAGACTTTCGTGCTGCCGCTGTCACCGATGATCGGCTGCTTTGGCGTTGCCCCGTCCCTCGGCCAGGCCATATCGACCGCCACCAGCGGTGAGTACGGCGGCAACATGGATTATCGCCTGCTCGGCCCCGGCACGACGATCTGGTTTCCGGTCTCTGCGCCCGGCGCGCTCTTCTTCCTTGGCGACTGCCACGCGGTGCAAGGCGACGGCGAGATCGTTGGGACAGGTATCGAGACCACCTTCGAGGTGACGGTGCGCCTCAGCGTCGAAAAGAAGAAGACAATCGTCTGGCCGCGCGGTGAGACGGCGGACGACATTTTTACCATCGGCAATGCCCGGCCGCTCGACCAGGCGCTACAGCACGCGACCAGCGAAATGCTGCGCTGGCTTGGCGCCGACTACGGCCTCGACAAGACCGCCGCCAGCCACCTGCTCGGCCAGGTCGTGCGTTACGATGTCGGCAATGTTTTCGATCCCGCCTATACGATGGCCTGCCGTGTTTCCAAGAGCTGGCTGACGCGGCGATAG
- a CDS encoding cation:proton antiporter domain-containing protein, with protein sequence MPHDVALIALIAAGFGFAAIFGYLADRLHLPPLVGYLVAGVMIGSATPGFVADMALASQLAEIGVILLMFGVGLHFSAADLLAVRGVAIPGAIGQIAIATLMGIGLASLWGWGIGAGLVLGLSLAVASTVVLLKALEERNLVSSTNGRVAVGWLIVEDLAMVLALVLLPAFAGVLGGHTDAGAQASAGAIGLTIGMTLLKVAAFAAVAIFIGPKVVPWLLTSVARTGSRELFTLSVLAIALGIAFGAAEIFGVSFALGAFFAGLIMSESHLSHRAAADSLPLQNAFSVLFFVSVGMLFDPSVLVREPLMILGVLALIILGKGLIAFLIVVVLRFPASMGFAVAAGLAQIGEFSFILAGLGVSLGLLPREGQDLILAGAILSITLNQLVFAGSERLEAWVFSRWPAFASNYGMAKHDSLYRELAVISEQREERDRQHHLEIEQLIETFPMFAELDDGAQEELLLLFRPRSALPGDRVIRTGDRGDSMFFVASGAVEVQLEDEEIPLAAGSFFGEMAVLTGARRTADVVAVDFCQFLVLERRDFNLFMSRHPQLRAAVSNLAQERQEMNVSRNQRRDQSRDAG encoded by the coding sequence GTGCCGCACGACGTCGCATTGATAGCATTGATTGCCGCCGGTTTTGGCTTCGCCGCCATTTTCGGCTACCTCGCCGACAGGCTGCACCTGCCGCCGCTGGTCGGATACCTCGTGGCCGGTGTCATGATCGGCTCGGCGACGCCGGGCTTTGTTGCCGACATGGCGCTTGCCTCGCAATTGGCCGAGATCGGCGTCATTCTCCTGATGTTCGGCGTCGGCCTGCATTTTTCGGCGGCCGATTTGCTCGCCGTGCGCGGGGTCGCTATTCCCGGTGCGATCGGTCAGATCGCCATCGCCACGCTTATGGGTATTGGCCTGGCGTCGCTATGGGGCTGGGGGATCGGTGCCGGTCTGGTCCTCGGCTTGAGCCTTGCAGTCGCCAGTACCGTCGTGCTTCTGAAGGCGCTGGAGGAGCGCAATCTGGTCAGTTCGACCAATGGCCGCGTAGCGGTCGGCTGGTTGATCGTTGAGGATCTGGCGATGGTGCTGGCGCTCGTGCTGCTGCCGGCCTTTGCCGGCGTTCTTGGCGGCCATACCGATGCGGGTGCTCAGGCAAGTGCTGGGGCGATCGGGCTGACCATCGGCATGACGCTCCTCAAGGTGGCGGCGTTTGCCGCCGTGGCGATCTTCATCGGCCCAAAGGTCGTTCCCTGGCTGTTGACCTCGGTCGCGCGCACCGGTTCGCGTGAACTCTTCACCCTCTCCGTTCTTGCTATTGCCCTCGGCATTGCCTTCGGGGCGGCGGAGATATTCGGCGTTTCCTTCGCGCTCGGCGCATTTTTCGCCGGGCTTATCATGAGTGAATCCCACCTCAGCCATCGGGCAGCAGCCGATTCCCTGCCGCTGCAGAATGCCTTTTCGGTGCTGTTCTTCGTCTCCGTCGGCATGCTTTTCGATCCCTCGGTGCTGGTGCGCGAACCGTTGATGATCCTCGGCGTGCTCGCCCTCATCATTCTTGGAAAAGGATTGATCGCGTTCTTGATAGTGGTGGTGCTGCGCTTTCCCGCCAGCATGGGGTTTGCCGTCGCTGCGGGGCTTGCCCAGATCGGCGAGTTTTCCTTCATCCTGGCGGGGCTTGGCGTTTCGCTGGGGCTGCTTCCCCGCGAGGGGCAGGATCTGATCCTTGCCGGCGCGATTTTGTCGATCACGCTCAATCAGCTGGTTTTTGCCGGCAGTGAGAGGCTGGAGGCATGGGTCTTTTCCCGGTGGCCGGCCTTCGCGTCCAATTATGGCATGGCGAAGCATGATAGCCTGTATCGTGAACTGGCCGTTATCAGCGAGCAGCGCGAAGAGCGGGATCGGCAGCATCACCTCGAAATCGAGCAGCTGATCGAGACCTTCCCCATGTTTGCCGAGCTCGACGATGGTGCGCAGGAAGAGCTCCTGCTGCTCTTCCGGCCACGGTCGGCATTGCCGGGCGATCGCGTCATCCGCACCGGCGACCGCGGCGACAGCATGTTCTTCGTTGCCTCAGGCGCGGTCGAAGTGCAGCTCGAGGACGAGGAGATTCCGCTTGCCGCCGGCTCCTTCTTCGGCGAAATGGCCGTATTGACGGGCGCGCGGCGCACAGCCGATGTGGTCGCCGTCGACTTCTGCCAGTTCCTTGTCCTGGAACGTCGCGATTTCAACCTGTTCATGTCCCGCCATCCGCAACTGCGCGCCGCCGTCAGCAACTTGGCGCAGGAACGGCAGGAGATGAACGTTTCCCGCAACCAGAGGCGGGACCAATCGCGCGACGCTGGTTAG
- a CDS encoding NAD(P)-dependent alcohol dehydrogenase, whose translation MSKVRALVLERQHELALRDIDLPQEVGPGEVKIKIHTVGVCGSDVHYYTHGRIGPFIVNAPMVLGHEAAGTVVEVGAGVSHLKIGDRVCMEPGIPDANSKASRLGMYNVDPAVSFWATPPIHGVLTPFVVHPANYTFKLPDNVSFAEGAMVEPFAVGMQAASKAKIAPGDTAVVLGAGPIGTMVAIAALAGGCARAIIADLAQPKLDIAAQYQGVIPVNIREKNLIEEVKSLTDGWGADVVFECSGSPKAWETVMELPRPGGVIVAVGLPVAPVGFDVSTASTKEIRIETVFRYAHQYERSIALIASGRVDLKPLISETFRFEQSIEAFDRAVEARPSDVKLQIVLDQ comes from the coding sequence ATGAGCAAGGTGCGTGCCCTGGTACTGGAGCGTCAGCATGAGTTGGCGCTTCGTGACATCGACCTGCCACAGGAGGTCGGACCGGGCGAGGTGAAGATCAAGATCCATACGGTCGGCGTCTGCGGATCGGATGTGCATTACTACACCCATGGCCGCATCGGCCCGTTCATCGTCAATGCGCCGATGGTGCTTGGTCATGAGGCGGCTGGCACGGTGGTCGAGGTTGGCGCGGGTGTTTCGCATCTGAAGATTGGCGATCGCGTCTGCATGGAGCCGGGCATTCCCGATGCCAATTCCAAGGCCAGCCGCCTCGGCATGTACAATGTCGATCCCGCCGTCAGCTTCTGGGCGACGCCGCCGATCCATGGCGTGCTGACGCCCTTCGTCGTGCACCCTGCCAATTATACCTTCAAGCTGCCGGACAATGTCAGCTTTGCCGAGGGCGCGATGGTCGAGCCTTTTGCGGTCGGCATGCAGGCAGCCAGCAAGGCGAAGATTGCGCCCGGCGATACCGCCGTCGTGCTCGGCGCCGGCCCGATCGGCACCATGGTGGCGATCGCTGCCCTTGCCGGCGGCTGCGCCCGCGCCATCATTGCCGACCTTGCGCAGCCGAAGCTCGATATTGCCGCGCAGTATCAGGGCGTGATCCCGGTCAATATCCGCGAGAAGAACCTGATCGAAGAGGTCAAGAGCCTGACCGACGGTTGGGGCGCCGATGTCGTCTTCGAATGCTCCGGTTCGCCGAAGGCTTGGGAAACGGTCATGGAGCTGCCGCGTCCGGGCGGCGTCATCGTCGCCGTCGGCCTGCCGGTCGCCCCGGTCGGCTTCGATGTCTCGACGGCGTCGACGAAGGAAATCCGCATCGAGACAGTTTTCCGTTATGCCCATCAATATGAGCGCTCGATCGCGCTGATCGCATCCGGCCGCGTCGACCTGAAGCCGCTGATTTCGGAGACGTTCCGGTTCGAGCAATCGATCGAAGCCTTCGATCGCGCCGTGGAAGCACGTCCAAGCGACGTCAAACTGCAGATCGTTCTGGATCAGTAG
- a CDS encoding DHA2 family efflux MFS transporter permease subunit, producing MNDISTRKREDAVQASGSRPLLIALLVAGAFFMENLDGTVIATALPQMAASFGARPVDLNIGMSAYLLTLGIFIPISGWISDRFGARLVFTTAVVIFTFASVLCGLANGVGSFVAMRILQGIGGAMMVPVGRLVVLNNTPKDQLISAIATITWPALVAPILGPPLGGFITDHASWRWIFYLNLPLGIVAFIFAIILIPETKSAARPPFDWIGFVISGFGLASLMYGLELIGRPDPVWLEAWAYVIAGLVLLAAALFHFRRSEHPLIDLSGMKLPTFAVTIWGGSLFRTAIGAVPFLLPLMFQVGFGLSAFHAGMLTLAVFAGNLVMKPGTTPILRRFGFKPVLIVNGILNAIFIAACALFSPDTPIWFIIPVLFIGGMCRSMHFTALNTIAFADIPPKQMTGANTLFSTAFQLTMGMGIAVGAIGIRIGQAVSAPLGMSGITAIEFRLAFLMLGIIALLAVLDCLSLDPKSGDNVSRKPKPSAKKAT from the coding sequence ATGAATGATATATCCACGCGCAAGCGGGAGGATGCAGTGCAGGCGTCCGGCTCCAGGCCGCTGCTGATTGCGCTGCTCGTGGCCGGCGCCTTCTTCATGGAAAACCTCGATGGCACCGTCATCGCCACTGCCTTGCCGCAGATGGCCGCGTCCTTTGGCGCCCGGCCCGTCGATCTCAATATCGGCATGAGCGCCTATCTTCTGACGCTCGGCATCTTCATCCCGATCAGCGGCTGGATCAGCGACCGGTTCGGCGCGCGCCTGGTGTTCACCACGGCTGTCGTCATCTTCACGTTTGCCTCCGTTCTTTGCGGTCTTGCCAACGGCGTCGGTTCCTTCGTCGCCATGCGGATCCTGCAAGGCATCGGCGGCGCGATGATGGTGCCGGTGGGCCGGCTCGTGGTCCTCAACAATACGCCGAAGGACCAGTTGATCTCGGCGATCGCCACGATCACCTGGCCGGCGCTGGTGGCGCCTATTTTAGGGCCGCCGCTCGGTGGCTTCATCACCGACCATGCGAGCTGGCGTTGGATCTTCTATCTCAACCTGCCGCTCGGCATAGTGGCGTTTATCTTTGCAATCATATTGATCCCTGAAACGAAAAGCGCCGCCCGCCCGCCCTTCGACTGGATCGGTTTTGTCATCAGCGGTTTCGGTCTGGCGAGCCTGATGTACGGGCTGGAGCTTATCGGCCGTCCGGATCCGGTCTGGCTGGAAGCCTGGGCCTATGTCATCGCCGGTCTGGTCCTGCTTGCCGCCGCCCTGTTCCACTTCCGCAGAAGCGAGCATCCGCTGATCGATCTCTCCGGAATGAAGCTGCCGACCTTTGCCGTGACCATCTGGGGCGGCTCGCTGTTTCGCACCGCCATCGGTGCGGTGCCTTTCCTGCTGCCGCTGATGTTCCAGGTGGGCTTCGGGCTGAGCGCCTTTCATGCCGGCATGCTGACGCTCGCAGTCTTTGCCGGAAATCTGGTGATGAAGCCGGGCACAACGCCGATCCTGAGGCGCTTCGGCTTCAAGCCGGTGCTGATCGTCAACGGCATCCTCAACGCGATCTTCATCGCGGCCTGCGCGCTATTTTCCCCGGATACGCCGATCTGGTTCATCATCCCCGTGCTGTTCATCGGCGGCATGTGCCGGTCGATGCATTTCACGGCGCTGAACACCATCGCCTTCGCCGACATTCCGCCAAAGCAGATGACCGGCGCCAACACGCTGTTCAGCACGGCCTTTCAATTGACCATGGGAATGGGGATTGCCGTCGGCGCTATCGGCATCCGCATCGGCCAGGCCGTCAGTGCGCCGCTTGGCATGAGCGGGATCACCGCCATCGAATTTCGCCTGGCTTTCCTCATGCTCGGGATCATCGCGCTCCTGGCAGTTCTCGATTGTCTGTCGCTTGATCCGAAATCTGGGGATAACGTTTCGCGCAAGCCGAAGCCGAGCGCGAAAAAGGCCACCTGA
- a CDS encoding FadR/GntR family transcriptional regulator encodes MKHGIDAMIAPSTPVSKLIITQSPFDAYVRKYGTTPRRGVFGYFVHELGRRIVGGTYPVGATLPNEPDLVEQFGISRTVIREAMKCLAGKGLVEIKTRVGTRVKERANWHHLDTDVMVWYYETGPSVEIMRSIKDLRRVLEPEATARAATRGTEEDIAAIASAYEDMVSTIGDININADADLRFHTAIFAATRNVVYSQLIDLIAVAIYANRTLSSHDDVAEGQKRALPYHKAILDAIVARDPDAALKASHHLLDSWRFNDYDF; translated from the coding sequence ATGAAACATGGCATTGATGCAATGATTGCTCCGTCGACCCCGGTTTCGAAATTGATCATCACGCAATCGCCATTCGATGCTTATGTCCGCAAGTATGGCACGACCCCCCGTCGCGGCGTCTTCGGTTATTTTGTCCATGAACTTGGCCGCCGCATTGTCGGCGGCACTTACCCGGTCGGCGCGACGCTGCCGAACGAGCCCGACCTGGTGGAGCAGTTCGGCATCAGCCGCACCGTCATCCGCGAGGCGATGAAGTGCCTGGCGGGCAAGGGACTGGTGGAAATCAAGACCCGCGTCGGCACTCGCGTCAAGGAACGCGCCAACTGGCATCATCTCGATACTGACGTCATGGTCTGGTACTACGAGACCGGGCCGTCTGTGGAGATCATGCGTTCGATCAAGGATCTCCGGCGCGTGCTGGAGCCGGAGGCAACGGCGCGGGCTGCCACACGCGGTACCGAGGAGGATATCGCGGCCATCGCCTCCGCCTATGAGGACATGGTTTCCACCATCGGCGACATCAATATCAATGCCGATGCCGATCTGCGCTTTCATACTGCGATCTTCGCCGCCACGCGCAACGTGGTCTATTCACAGCTCATCGACCTGATCGCCGTCGCGATCTACGCCAACCGCACACTTTCGAGCCATGACGATGTCGCCGAAGGGCAAAAGCGCGCTTTGCCGTACCACAAGGCCATTCTCGACGCGATCGTCGCCCGCGATCCCGACGCCGCACTCAAGGCCTCGCACCACCTGCTCGATTCCTGGCGCTTCAACGATTACGATTTCTGA
- a CDS encoding MDR family MFS transporter encodes MSSAADRSRRPLVIVSIMLATFMVAIEATIVATAMPHIVGQLGGFTYYSWVFSAFLLAQSTTTVIYGKLSDIFGRKPMLIGGIVIFLVGSALAGFAWSMASLIAFRVLQGLGAGAIQPVTMTVVGDLYKLEERAKVQGALASVWAVSAVIGPLAGGVIVDNVSWAWIFWINLPIGVLTIIGFTFFLHEQITPREAKIDYLGTVLFSIAIISLLVILTETGSGLGVLGPLAIVFVVAGALFIWQERRAPEPIISIELWSRRLIATSNAVTLLAGMALIGLTTILPIYVQGVLGRSPLVAGFTLTMLIVGWPLAVMLSSRFFRAFGIRRTLRVGSFMFPFGATFLLFLTPESSPILAGVGSFLMGFGMGLISLTSIVLVQESVEWSMRGSATASIIFSRSLGNTLGATALGAVLNIGIVHFGSGDLAARLHEVLNQPTGLSDLAADPAIRGVFDAALHWSFWGVVALAILAFATTWLIPVARDAGRRQIPKTDAQEAMTH; translated from the coding sequence ATGTCCAGTGCGGCCGATCGTTCGAGACGTCCGTTGGTCATTGTCTCGATCATGCTGGCGACCTTCATGGTTGCTATCGAGGCGACGATTGTCGCCACAGCCATGCCGCATATCGTCGGCCAGCTTGGTGGCTTTACCTATTATAGCTGGGTCTTCTCCGCGTTTCTTCTGGCGCAGTCCACGACGACGGTGATCTACGGCAAACTGTCGGATATTTTCGGCCGCAAGCCAATGCTGATAGGCGGCATCGTGATCTTTCTTGTGGGGTCAGCGCTGGCGGGCTTTGCCTGGTCAATGGCCTCCTTGATCGCCTTCAGGGTGCTTCAGGGCCTTGGCGCCGGTGCGATCCAACCGGTGACGATGACCGTGGTCGGCGATCTCTACAAGCTGGAGGAGCGTGCCAAGGTGCAAGGCGCACTTGCCAGCGTCTGGGCGGTGTCGGCCGTCATCGGCCCGCTTGCCGGCGGCGTCATCGTCGATAATGTATCCTGGGCCTGGATCTTCTGGATTAACCTGCCGATCGGCGTGCTGACCATCATCGGCTTCACATTCTTCCTGCACGAGCAGATCACGCCGCGCGAGGCGAAGATCGATTATCTCGGCACGGTCCTGTTTTCGATCGCGATCATCTCGCTGCTGGTGATCCTTACCGAAACAGGCTCGGGCCTCGGCGTCCTTGGTCCGCTCGCCATCGTCTTCGTCGTTGCCGGGGCGCTGTTCATCTGGCAGGAGCGGCGCGCGCCGGAGCCGATTATCTCGATCGAGCTTTGGAGCCGGCGATTGATAGCCACCAGCAACGCAGTCACGCTCCTGGCCGGCATGGCGCTGATCGGGCTGACGACCATCCTGCCGATCTATGTGCAGGGCGTGCTCGGCCGGTCGCCGCTGGTGGCGGGCTTCACGCTGACCATGCTGATCGTCGGTTGGCCACTGGCCGTGATGCTGTCGAGCCGCTTCTTCCGCGCTTTCGGCATTCGCAGGACGCTCCGCGTCGGCAGCTTCATGTTCCCATTCGGCGCGACTTTTCTCCTGTTTCTGACGCCGGAAAGCAGCCCAATTCTGGCAGGCGTCGGCTCTTTCCTGATGGGGTTCGGCATGGGTCTCATCAGCCTGACCAGCATCGTGCTGGTGCAGGAAAGCGTTGAATGGTCGATGCGCGGCAGCGCCACGGCGTCGATCATCTTTTCGCGCAGCCTCGGCAACACGCTTGGCGCGACCGCCCTGGGGGCGGTACTCAATATTGGCATCGTCCATTTCGGCAGTGGCGATCTGGCCGCCAGGCTGCATGAGGTGCTGAACCAGCCGACCGGCCTGTCAGATCTCGCTGCCGATCCGGCGATCCGCGGCGTCTTCGACGCGGCGCTGCACTGGAGCTTCTGGGGCGTCGTCGCGCTTGCCATCCTGGCGTTTGCGACCACCTGGCTCATTCCGGTGGCGCGCGACGCCGGCCGCCGGCAGATACCGAAGACAGACGCTCAGGAAGCGATGACGCATTGA
- a CDS encoding nucleoside deaminase: MTAPLDDEVFLRRSFEVAARARLNGNHPFGAILVGPDGTVLMEQENAYNPTQDMTGHAERVLMTRASQQYSPGFLVQCAMYTSAEPCAMCAGAAYWAGVGRVVYGLSESQLKAITGNHPENPTLDLPCRVVFEAGQRKVEVVGPMLCEEATALHDGVW; this comes from the coding sequence ATGACCGCACCTCTCGACGACGAAGTCTTTTTGCGCCGCTCCTTCGAGGTGGCGGCGCGAGCGCGGTTGAACGGCAATCATCCTTTCGGAGCCATTCTGGTCGGACCAGACGGCACTGTGCTGATGGAGCAGGAAAACGCCTATAATCCGACGCAGGATATGACCGGCCATGCCGAGCGTGTGCTGATGACCAGGGCCTCGCAGCAATATTCGCCGGGTTTTCTGGTTCAATGTGCGATGTATACCTCCGCCGAACCCTGTGCCATGTGTGCCGGTGCCGCCTATTGGGCCGGTGTCGGCCGTGTCGTCTATGGTCTCAGCGAAAGCCAGCTCAAGGCGATCACCGGCAATCATCCGGAAAATCCGACGCTTGACCTGCCGTGTCGTGTCGTTTTCGAGGCGGGCCAGCGGAAGGTCGAGGTGGTGGGTCCGATGCTTTGCGAAGAAGCAACGGCGCTGCATGACGGTGTTTGGTGA
- a CDS encoding SRPBCC family protein, protein MTELELTVNRKIAAPRETVFNAWLSPEMLAKFMRTPTDGGVASKVKTDPVKGGRFSIVMVSAEREIPHAGTYLEIDPHSRLSFTWESPYSLDDSVVTIDLAEVDPDTTEITLRQVKFRSEEARQGHTKGWNAILDNLEQSIA, encoded by the coding sequence ATGACTGAACTTGAATTGACAGTGAACCGCAAAATTGCGGCCCCGCGTGAGACGGTATTCAATGCCTGGCTTTCGCCCGAAATGCTGGCGAAATTCATGCGAACGCCCACCGATGGCGGCGTGGCATCCAAGGTCAAGACCGATCCGGTCAAGGGCGGGCGGTTTTCAATCGTCATGGTGTCCGCCGAGCGGGAGATCCCACATGCCGGCACCTATCTCGAGATCGATCCCCATTCACGCCTGTCCTTTACCTGGGAGTCGCCATACTCCCTCGATGACAGCGTGGTGACCATCGATCTTGCTGAAGTGGATCCCGATACGACGGAAATCACCCTGAGACAGGTGAAATTCCGCAGCGAGGAGGCGCGGCAGGGCCATACGAAGGGCTGGAACGCGATCCTGGACAATCTTGAGCAAAGTATCGCTTGA
- a CDS encoding ArsR/SmtB family transcription factor — MDEDALSRILKAAGDTTRRQILTLLVQEGALRVTALAAHFEMSLNSVSKHIKVLEEAGLVTRRTLGREHFIAVELEPLKLTEGWFAQLKSIWELRLAALENLLVSKDERDD; from the coding sequence ATGGACGAAGATGCTCTGTCACGAATTCTGAAGGCCGCCGGCGATACCACCCGGCGACAAATCTTGACGCTGCTTGTTCAGGAGGGTGCGTTGAGAGTGACGGCGCTCGCCGCGCATTTCGAGATGTCCCTCAACTCCGTCTCCAAGCACATCAAGGTGCTGGAGGAGGCAGGTCTCGTCACCCGCAGGACTTTGGGCCGCGAGCATTTCATTGCCGTGGAGCTCGAACCGCTGAAACTGACGGAGGGCTGGTTCGCGCAACTGAAGTCGATTTGGGAACTGCGCCTTGCGGCGCTCGAGAACCTACTCGTTTCGAAGGATGAAAGAGATGACTGA
- a CDS encoding ROK family transcriptional regulator, whose product MLTSSQRQLLRVISESGPLSRTVLATSMGLSKAAMSGIARDLISLGVLHETETVYGQGRPSILLDLHPEGAFFVGISLLEDPAPMVLSDLNGKIIARENMPLSRDPEIIAGLIADALPKLLAGRADAADKLSGLGVALSGFVDEKQANCVQSTLLGWQDVPLARIIREKTGIETFIENDAKAMAVSEKLFGSARDILNFSVVSFGDGIGCAHFIGGKLYRGNHGGAGEIAHCTIELEGSPCRCGKRGCLDTVASMKAIKEMTKAEGLACTSLTALEEEASLGNAAAIRILRRAGSALGLAIAHLIQFNDPGMVLITHVEGNFDGLFSTAMRQAIEANVLPRYAGQTPIRTQRVDSDVWARGAASIAAHNFLIGSNPN is encoded by the coding sequence TTGCTCACCTCCTCGCAGCGGCAGCTTTTGCGCGTCATCAGCGAATCCGGTCCTCTCAGCCGGACGGTGCTCGCCACTTCGATGGGGCTCAGCAAGGCGGCGATGAGCGGCATCGCCCGCGACCTGATCAGCCTCGGCGTCCTGCATGAGACCGAGACGGTCTACGGCCAGGGCCGACCATCGATCTTGCTCGACCTGCATCCGGAAGGCGCCTTTTTCGTAGGTATCTCGCTGCTGGAGGATCCGGCGCCGATGGTCCTCAGCGACCTCAATGGCAAGATCATCGCGCGCGAGAATATGCCGTTGTCGCGCGATCCGGAGATCATCGCGGGCCTGATCGCCGATGCACTGCCGAAGCTGCTTGCCGGGCGGGCGGATGCGGCCGACAAATTATCGGGTCTCGGCGTTGCACTCTCGGGTTTCGTCGACGAGAAGCAGGCCAATTGCGTGCAATCCACCCTGCTCGGCTGGCAGGATGTGCCGCTTGCCAGGATCATTCGTGAGAAGACTGGAATCGAGACCTTCATCGAGAACGACGCCAAGGCGATGGCCGTCAGCGAGAAACTGTTCGGCAGCGCCCGCGATATCCTGAATTTCAGCGTCGTCTCCTTCGGTGACGGCATCGGCTGCGCTCACTTCATCGGCGGCAAGCTCTATCGTGGCAATCATGGCGGCGCCGGCGAAATCGCCCATTGCACTATCGAGCTTGAAGGCTCGCCCTGCCGCTGCGGCAAGCGCGGCTGCCTCGACACGGTCGCCTCGATGAAAGCTATCAAGGAGATGACGAAGGCTGAGGGCCTTGCCTGCACGTCGCTGACCGCGCTGGAAGAAGAGGCATCGCTCGGCAATGCCGCCGCCATCCGCATTCTGCGCCGGGCCGGCAGCGCGCTTGGCCTGGCGATCGCGCACCTGATCCAGTTCAACGATCCCGGCATGGTCCTTATTACCCATGTCGAAGGCAATTTCGACGGTCTGTTCAGCACCGCCATGCGGCAGGCCATCGAAGCCAATGTGTTGCCGCGATATGCCGGCCAGACGCCGATCCGCACCCAGCGCGTCGATAGTGATGTCTGGGCGCGGGGCGCCGCCAGCATAGCCGCCCATAATTTCCTGATTGGTTCCAACCCGAATTAG